A genomic stretch from Pirellulales bacterium includes:
- a CDS encoding exosortase/archaeosortase family protein: protein MSRDEIGDQRQSSGPVRGSATDPASDHIRSVPTPTQTGLKIDQYRVQITISAIVFVVVWAYWSSLLHLAGRWLREPEYSHGFFVPVWSVVLLWLRRKQITGMVWEGSWWGLGLVAIGIALRCVAAYGFYTLMAAFSLLPTLAGLAIAAGGWRCLRWALPSIVFLVFMIPLPGFISESLSLPLQHLAVTSVTYLLQLIGIPAGMEGNVILLTHSKVGVVEACSGLRMLILFFAVSTGVAMIVQRTWIERIVLIASAVPIAIAVNIVRITATALLHNWVNPQFGESFFHDLGGWLMGPMALGLLWLEMKFFDRALVVVPSGPLRLSATPRNSDHRS from the coding sequence ATGAGCCGCGATGAGATTGGCGACCAACGCCAATCGTCTGGGCCGGTCAGAGGAAGCGCTACTGATCCAGCCAGCGATCATATCCGTAGCGTTCCAACACCGACGCAAACGGGACTGAAAATTGATCAATACCGAGTTCAGATCACCATTTCTGCGATCGTGTTCGTTGTGGTATGGGCCTATTGGTCCTCGCTCTTGCACTTGGCTGGCCGCTGGTTACGTGAGCCTGAGTATTCGCATGGCTTTTTCGTTCCCGTGTGGTCAGTGGTGCTGTTATGGCTGCGCCGGAAACAAATCACGGGAATGGTTTGGGAAGGAAGTTGGTGGGGCCTAGGCTTGGTTGCTATTGGGATCGCACTCCGGTGCGTGGCGGCGTACGGATTTTACACTTTGATGGCTGCATTTTCACTGTTGCCAACTTTGGCAGGATTGGCGATTGCGGCGGGAGGATGGCGCTGCCTGCGATGGGCACTTCCCAGCATTGTGTTTCTGGTGTTTATGATTCCCCTTCCCGGGTTTATTTCCGAATCACTTTCGCTCCCTTTACAGCACTTGGCGGTGACGAGCGTGACGTATCTACTGCAGCTGATTGGTATTCCCGCCGGCATGGAGGGCAACGTCATTCTCTTGACTCATAGTAAAGTTGGAGTTGTGGAAGCATGTAGCGGCTTGCGGATGCTGATTTTGTTTTTTGCCGTGTCGACTGGGGTGGCGATGATCGTGCAGCGTACGTGGATCGAACGAATCGTCTTAATTGCGAGCGCAGTGCCCATTGCGATCGCGGTCAATATCGTGCGTATTACGGCAACCGCCTTGTTGCACAACTGGGTCAACCCGCAGTTCGGCGAATCATTTTTCCACGATTTGGGAGGCTGGTTGATGGGTCCTATGGCGCTGGGACTACTCTGGTTGGAAATGAAATTTTTCGACCGCGCCCTGGTTGTTGTGCCGTCAGGTCCCCTCCGACTCAGCGCCACCCCTCGCAACAGTGACCACAGATCGTAG